Proteins from a single region of Mytilus trossulus isolate FHL-02 chromosome 2, PNRI_Mtr1.1.1.hap1, whole genome shotgun sequence:
- the LOC134706616 gene encoding biogenesis of lysosome-related organelles complex 1 subunit 1-like: MLSSLVKQHQIRQQIRKERQEKKKKEAIVAATALTHALVDHLNGGVAQAYINQKKLDTETKILQANAAQFSKQTLQWLKLVEDFNTAQKELGDVENWAKSIEADMRTLSSALEYVYRKSD, translated from the exons ATGCTGTCATCTCTTGTGAAGCAGCATCAAATAAGACAACAAATTCGCAAGGAAAGACAAG aaaagaagaaaaaggaaGCCATAGTAGCAGCTACAGCTTTAACTCATGCTTTAGTTGATCATTTAAATGGCGG TGTTGCCCAGGCATACATTAATCAGAAGAAGCTAGACACAGAAACAAAGATCTTACAAGCTAATGCTGCACAGTTCTCTAAACAAACATTACAATGGTTAAAACTTGTGGAAGATTTCAATACAGCTCAGAAG gAATTAGGTGATGTTGAAAATTGGGCAAAGAGTATTGAGGCAGATATGAGAACCTTATCTAGTGCATTGGAATATGTTTATCGTAAAA gtGACTGA
- the LOC134704941 gene encoding uncharacterized protein LOC134704941 codes for MSLEQNSCQQFEQSQEDTVCSYNTTYEPECELSFGEDFITEDSISPKKRKIDKDGFLCPATPDIPLTSSQHGQQKHDAQEGSEPETESEYQEQYEAEDIHCESSLQGLSQFNEDPKDRSMMCMAELVQDLGQDSKMLHNQWAETFSESENFENLCPTRLDKMIEQAKQLEESLLKQKELLCNRLNVISHIIKASITEGPGGDH; via the exons atgtCTCTTGAACAG aattcTTGCCAACAATTTGAGCAGTCTCAGGAGGACACAGTCTGTAGCTACAACACCACATATGAACCTGAATG tgAACTATCATTTGGAGAGGACTTTATTACTGAAGATTCAATTTCtccaaagaaaagaaagattgaT AAAGATGGGTTTTTATGTCCAGCTACTCCAGACATACCACTGACCTCAAGTCAACATGGACAACAGAAACATGATGCACAAGAAg GTTCAGAACCTGAGACAGAATCTGAGTACCAAGAACAATATGAGGCAGAGGATATTCACTGTGAATCATCTCTACAAGGTCTGTCTCAGTTCAATGAAGATCCAAAAGACAG GTCAATGATGTGTATGGCAGAACTTGTACAAG ATCTTGGACAAGACAGTAAAATGCTACATAACCAATGGGCTGAAACTTTTAG tgaaagTGAAAACTTTGAGAATTTGTGTCCAACACGACTAGATAAGATGATTGAGCAGGCCAAGCAACTAGAAGAAAGTCTCCTGAAGCAGAAAGAGTTACTGTGCAACAGACTGAATGTTATATCACATATTATAAAAGCTAGCATAACTGAAGGACCAGGAGGGGACCATTAa